In the genome of Maniola jurtina chromosome 3, ilManJurt1.1, whole genome shotgun sequence, one region contains:
- the LOC123881205 gene encoding uncharacterized protein LOC123881205 isoform X2, which produces MCVVKVEGQPNSYFQMTSVDEFVNSSAWLVKVSGAQRGRERHAAPAADAHGGRLAARVHPARPHRPDDNMDLASMPRHRPLAFDKMEALIKEMQDPETGVPVRSQKLFLSFIPSAFTGYDLVEWLMERFNLDETTNVEAISLGNQLCQYGYFFPVNDSKNLVLKDDSSLYRFQSPYYWPWQGPRVAGAGSCAPTVGPDNVEYAIYLVKRTLRNKQRHGLEEYEQEALANLKKNLAAKWDFITMQAEEQVRLAKERKKGDKIVSDSQERAYWRVARPPPGVPSALEPCPVPVRTRQPKPKKRTIEQVTREIEHLKASLDRTRVKTSIALEALMAYSETFAPYDAWLTPPQPSNPWITEDTLFWQINSPIVEVPSEKRVQRWALSIEELVSDPTGLQEFTSFLRKEYSHENIRFWLAVMDLRRSSTKQIPKKLEDIYEEFLKPGAPCEINIDGATAERVAEGIRSGSRYALDHAADHVYGLLLKKDCYPRFIRSDHFQRLLTEGRNVYQKKAKFFNFGGQVKKKPGSTSGSGGSGGGVALSRRRGSDRSLSGSAHELAVCAAQPPRAPEPPPHSHSQSNLCDIPFRDPLDDDTADVLPWESSSRECPYGATRKRQDSTADSGSSSSDVSAAVGASERIKRLPQQSTLDGGLRGAPPPLRRLSAVEPRHLAPLASPPHSPRMPRVAPGPPAPAPIPSYHPTPTISVSSAPDEESAGSPSRTASPEDRRSLAHSEEPSSVFASADATPTEPALAFGDRCTMAIDADAATDIGGSKSEISDVKLKAISDDTATLTASIGSCDESRTESKEESHADSKEESARSGDDEPASVRLPPSREASVSLESKSTPSREVGDVKRKEDIASRMEGEPASVVSSAVPEATAAPSAPPAALPVAPLAVCEDIGVDDDNADKVPSLPPQRVSGDSKTASESDALKKIAHRDELSSVSESDIVKRESKSGVSERKQRNDICPWEDESSCETDAPFVKTYATLGYL; this is translated from the exons ATAGTTACTTTCAAATGACCTCAGTAGATGAATTTGTGAATTCATCAGCATGGCTTGTAAAG GTGTCGGGGGCGCAGCGCGGGCGCGAGCGGCATGCGGCCCCTGCGGCAGACGCCCATGGAGGTCGGCTAGCGGCGCGCGTGCACCCCGCGCGCCCGCACCGCCCCGACGACAACATGGACCTCGCGTCAATGCCCCGCCACCGACCACTCGCCTTCGATAAG ATGGAAGCTTTGATAAAAGAAATGCAAGATCCAGAGACCGGTGTACCAGTGCGGAGTCAAAAATTGTTTCTTAGCTTCATACCTTCTGCTTTTACGg gctACGATCTTGTCGAATGGCTAATGGAAAGGTTTAATTTAGATGAGACTACCAATG TTGAAGCAATAAGTTTAGGCAATCAACTCTGCCAATATGGTTACTTCTTTCCTGTCAACGATTCGAAAAACCTTGTGTTAAAGGATGATTCTTCTCTTTATAGATTTCAA AGTCCTTACTACTGGCCATGGCAAGGGCCGCGCGTGGCCGGCGCAGGGTCCTGTGCGCCGACGGTGGGCCCCGACAACGTGGAATACGCCATCTACCTCGTGAAGCGCACGCTTCGCAACAAGCAACGTCACGGCCTAGAGGAGTACGAGCAGGAAGCCCTCGCCAATCTCAAAAAGAATCTCGCTGCGAAGTGGGACTTCATCACTATGCAAGCTGAAGAACAA GTACGGTTAGCGAAGGAGAGGAAAAAAGGTGACAAAATAGTGAGCGATAGTCAAGAACGGGCGTACTGGAGGGTTGCCCGACCACCTCCTGGCGTGCCGAGCGCGCTGGAACCGTGCCCTGTGCCCGTACGCACGAGACAACCTAAGCCTAAGAAACGTACGATAGAACAAGTTACTCGAGAG ATTGAACATCTAAAAGCGAGCCTGGACCGTACGAGAGTGAAGACTTCTATTGCCCTTGAGGCCCTTATGGCCTATTCGGAGACCTTCGCTCCGTACGATGCCTGGCTCACGCCGCCGCAACCTTCCAACCCTTGGATCACTGAAGACACTCTCTTCTGGCAGATTAATAGCCCAAT CGTGGAGGTACCAAGCGAAAAGCGTGTACAACGATGGGCTCTGTCAATAGAAGAACTGGTGTCTGACCCAACTGGCCTTCAAGAATTCACTAGTTTCCTTAGAAAAGAATATTCACACGAAAACATACGTTTCTGGCTTGCGGTTATGGATTTACGGCGAAGTAGTACTAAACAAATACCTAAGAAACTAGAGGAtatttacga GGAGTTCCTAAAACCCGGTGCGCCGTGCGAGATAAACATCGACGGTGCGACCGCCGAGCGCGTGGCCGAGGGCATCCGGAGTGGCTCCCGGTACGCCCTGGACCACGCCGCGGACCACGTGTACGGCCTTCTGCTCAAGAAGGACTGCTACCCGCGGTTCATACGCTCCGACCACTTCCAGCGGCTACTCACTGAGGGACGGAACGTGTACCAGAAGAAAGCCAA atttttcaaTTTCGGCGGGCAAGTGAAGAAGAAGCCCGGTTCGACGAGCGGTAGTggcggcagcggcggcggcgTGGCGCTGTCGCGGCGCCGCGGTTCCGACCGCTCGCTGTCGGGCTCCGCGCACGAGCTGGCCGTGTGCGCCGCGCAGCCGCCGCGCGCGCCCGAGCCGCCGCCCCACAGCCACTCGCAGTCCAACCTTTGCGACATACCCTTTAG GGATCCCCTCGATGATGACACGGCGGACGTACTTCCATGGGAGAGTTCGTCGAGGGAATGTCCGTATGGAGCTACGAGGAAGCGGCAAGATTCGACTGCCGATTCCGGAAGCTCGTCGTCGGACGTGAGCGCGGCGGTGGGCGCGAGCGAGCGCATCAAGCGCCTGCCGCAGCAGAGCACGCTCGACGGCGGGCTGCGCGGCGCGCCGCCGCCCCTGCGCCGCCTGTCGGCCGTGGAGCCGCGCCACCTGGCCCCGCTCGCCTCGCCGCCGCACTCGCCGCGCATGCCGCGCGTGGCGCCCGGCCCGCCCGCGCCTGCGCCGATACCGTCGTACCACCCCACACCCACCATCAGCGTTAGCTCTGCGCCGGACGAGGAGTCGGCGGGCTCGCCCTCGCGAACCGCTTCGCCGGAAGATCGTCGTTCCCTGGCGCACTCCGAAGAGCCCTCCTCGGTGTTCGCGTCGGCGGACGCCACGCCCACGGAACCGGCCCTCGCCTTCGGCGATCGGTGTACGATGGCCATCGACGCGGACGCTGCGACCGACATCGGTGGTTCGAAATCAGAAATTTCagatgtaaaattaaaagcgaTCTCGGATGACACGGCGACCCTGACCGCGTCTATCGGATCATGCGACGAATCGCGAACGGAATCGAAAGAAGAATCGCACGCGGACTCCAAGGAGGAGTCGGCAAGGTCTGGTGACGATGAACCTGCGTCCGTGCGTCTGCCGCCATCCCGGGAAGCGTCCGTATCTTTAGAGAGCAAGTCGACCCCGAGTAGGGAGGTCGGGGATGTTAAGAGAAAAGAAGACATAGCTAGTCGGATGGAAGGCGAACCCGCGAGTGTCGTGAGTAGTGCGGTTCCGGAGGCGACGGCCGCGCCGAGCGCTCCGCCGGCAGCGCTGCCGGTGGCGCCGCTCGCGGTCTGCGAAGACATCGGCGTCGACGACGACAACGCGGACAAAGTGCCTTCGCTGCCACCGCAGAGAGTCTCCGGAGATTCCAAGACGGCGTCCGAGTCTGACGCGttgaaaaaaattgctcatAGAGACGAACTGTCGTCGGTTTCAGAATCTGATATAGTTAAGCGTGAAAGTAAAAGCGGAGTCAGTGAACGTAAGCAGCGAAACGACATTTGTCCCTGGGAGGACGA GAGTTCCTGCGAGACCGACGCTCCCTTTGTTAAAACTTATGCAACGCTcggttatttataa
- the LOC123881205 gene encoding uncharacterized protein LOC123881205 isoform X1 codes for MCVVKVEGQPNSYFQMTSVDEFVNSSAWLVKVSGAQRGRERHAAPAADAHGGRLAARVHPARPHRPDDNMDLASMPRHRPLAFDKMEALIKEMQDPETGVPVRSQKLFLSFIPSAFTGYDLVEWLMERFNLDETTNGELRVEAISLGNQLCQYGYFFPVNDSKNLVLKDDSSLYRFQSPYYWPWQGPRVAGAGSCAPTVGPDNVEYAIYLVKRTLRNKQRHGLEEYEQEALANLKKNLAAKWDFITMQAEEQVRLAKERKKGDKIVSDSQERAYWRVARPPPGVPSALEPCPVPVRTRQPKPKKRTIEQVTREIEHLKASLDRTRVKTSIALEALMAYSETFAPYDAWLTPPQPSNPWITEDTLFWQINSPIVEVPSEKRVQRWALSIEELVSDPTGLQEFTSFLRKEYSHENIRFWLAVMDLRRSSTKQIPKKLEDIYEEFLKPGAPCEINIDGATAERVAEGIRSGSRYALDHAADHVYGLLLKKDCYPRFIRSDHFQRLLTEGRNVYQKKAKFFNFGGQVKKKPGSTSGSGGSGGGVALSRRRGSDRSLSGSAHELAVCAAQPPRAPEPPPHSHSQSNLCDIPFRDPLDDDTADVLPWESSSRECPYGATRKRQDSTADSGSSSSDVSAAVGASERIKRLPQQSTLDGGLRGAPPPLRRLSAVEPRHLAPLASPPHSPRMPRVAPGPPAPAPIPSYHPTPTISVSSAPDEESAGSPSRTASPEDRRSLAHSEEPSSVFASADATPTEPALAFGDRCTMAIDADAATDIGGSKSEISDVKLKAISDDTATLTASIGSCDESRTESKEESHADSKEESARSGDDEPASVRLPPSREASVSLESKSTPSREVGDVKRKEDIASRMEGEPASVVSSAVPEATAAPSAPPAALPVAPLAVCEDIGVDDDNADKVPSLPPQRVSGDSKTASESDALKKIAHRDELSSVSESDIVKRESKSGVSERKQRNDICPWEDESSCETDAPFVKTYATLGYL; via the exons ATAGTTACTTTCAAATGACCTCAGTAGATGAATTTGTGAATTCATCAGCATGGCTTGTAAAG GTGTCGGGGGCGCAGCGCGGGCGCGAGCGGCATGCGGCCCCTGCGGCAGACGCCCATGGAGGTCGGCTAGCGGCGCGCGTGCACCCCGCGCGCCCGCACCGCCCCGACGACAACATGGACCTCGCGTCAATGCCCCGCCACCGACCACTCGCCTTCGATAAG ATGGAAGCTTTGATAAAAGAAATGCAAGATCCAGAGACCGGTGTACCAGTGCGGAGTCAAAAATTGTTTCTTAGCTTCATACCTTCTGCTTTTACGg gctACGATCTTGTCGAATGGCTAATGGAAAGGTTTAATTTAGATGAGACTACCAATGGTGAGTTACGTG TTGAAGCAATAAGTTTAGGCAATCAACTCTGCCAATATGGTTACTTCTTTCCTGTCAACGATTCGAAAAACCTTGTGTTAAAGGATGATTCTTCTCTTTATAGATTTCAA AGTCCTTACTACTGGCCATGGCAAGGGCCGCGCGTGGCCGGCGCAGGGTCCTGTGCGCCGACGGTGGGCCCCGACAACGTGGAATACGCCATCTACCTCGTGAAGCGCACGCTTCGCAACAAGCAACGTCACGGCCTAGAGGAGTACGAGCAGGAAGCCCTCGCCAATCTCAAAAAGAATCTCGCTGCGAAGTGGGACTTCATCACTATGCAAGCTGAAGAACAA GTACGGTTAGCGAAGGAGAGGAAAAAAGGTGACAAAATAGTGAGCGATAGTCAAGAACGGGCGTACTGGAGGGTTGCCCGACCACCTCCTGGCGTGCCGAGCGCGCTGGAACCGTGCCCTGTGCCCGTACGCACGAGACAACCTAAGCCTAAGAAACGTACGATAGAACAAGTTACTCGAGAG ATTGAACATCTAAAAGCGAGCCTGGACCGTACGAGAGTGAAGACTTCTATTGCCCTTGAGGCCCTTATGGCCTATTCGGAGACCTTCGCTCCGTACGATGCCTGGCTCACGCCGCCGCAACCTTCCAACCCTTGGATCACTGAAGACACTCTCTTCTGGCAGATTAATAGCCCAAT CGTGGAGGTACCAAGCGAAAAGCGTGTACAACGATGGGCTCTGTCAATAGAAGAACTGGTGTCTGACCCAACTGGCCTTCAAGAATTCACTAGTTTCCTTAGAAAAGAATATTCACACGAAAACATACGTTTCTGGCTTGCGGTTATGGATTTACGGCGAAGTAGTACTAAACAAATACCTAAGAAACTAGAGGAtatttacga GGAGTTCCTAAAACCCGGTGCGCCGTGCGAGATAAACATCGACGGTGCGACCGCCGAGCGCGTGGCCGAGGGCATCCGGAGTGGCTCCCGGTACGCCCTGGACCACGCCGCGGACCACGTGTACGGCCTTCTGCTCAAGAAGGACTGCTACCCGCGGTTCATACGCTCCGACCACTTCCAGCGGCTACTCACTGAGGGACGGAACGTGTACCAGAAGAAAGCCAA atttttcaaTTTCGGCGGGCAAGTGAAGAAGAAGCCCGGTTCGACGAGCGGTAGTggcggcagcggcggcggcgTGGCGCTGTCGCGGCGCCGCGGTTCCGACCGCTCGCTGTCGGGCTCCGCGCACGAGCTGGCCGTGTGCGCCGCGCAGCCGCCGCGCGCGCCCGAGCCGCCGCCCCACAGCCACTCGCAGTCCAACCTTTGCGACATACCCTTTAG GGATCCCCTCGATGATGACACGGCGGACGTACTTCCATGGGAGAGTTCGTCGAGGGAATGTCCGTATGGAGCTACGAGGAAGCGGCAAGATTCGACTGCCGATTCCGGAAGCTCGTCGTCGGACGTGAGCGCGGCGGTGGGCGCGAGCGAGCGCATCAAGCGCCTGCCGCAGCAGAGCACGCTCGACGGCGGGCTGCGCGGCGCGCCGCCGCCCCTGCGCCGCCTGTCGGCCGTGGAGCCGCGCCACCTGGCCCCGCTCGCCTCGCCGCCGCACTCGCCGCGCATGCCGCGCGTGGCGCCCGGCCCGCCCGCGCCTGCGCCGATACCGTCGTACCACCCCACACCCACCATCAGCGTTAGCTCTGCGCCGGACGAGGAGTCGGCGGGCTCGCCCTCGCGAACCGCTTCGCCGGAAGATCGTCGTTCCCTGGCGCACTCCGAAGAGCCCTCCTCGGTGTTCGCGTCGGCGGACGCCACGCCCACGGAACCGGCCCTCGCCTTCGGCGATCGGTGTACGATGGCCATCGACGCGGACGCTGCGACCGACATCGGTGGTTCGAAATCAGAAATTTCagatgtaaaattaaaagcgaTCTCGGATGACACGGCGACCCTGACCGCGTCTATCGGATCATGCGACGAATCGCGAACGGAATCGAAAGAAGAATCGCACGCGGACTCCAAGGAGGAGTCGGCAAGGTCTGGTGACGATGAACCTGCGTCCGTGCGTCTGCCGCCATCCCGGGAAGCGTCCGTATCTTTAGAGAGCAAGTCGACCCCGAGTAGGGAGGTCGGGGATGTTAAGAGAAAAGAAGACATAGCTAGTCGGATGGAAGGCGAACCCGCGAGTGTCGTGAGTAGTGCGGTTCCGGAGGCGACGGCCGCGCCGAGCGCTCCGCCGGCAGCGCTGCCGGTGGCGCCGCTCGCGGTCTGCGAAGACATCGGCGTCGACGACGACAACGCGGACAAAGTGCCTTCGCTGCCACCGCAGAGAGTCTCCGGAGATTCCAAGACGGCGTCCGAGTCTGACGCGttgaaaaaaattgctcatAGAGACGAACTGTCGTCGGTTTCAGAATCTGATATAGTTAAGCGTGAAAGTAAAAGCGGAGTCAGTGAACGTAAGCAGCGAAACGACATTTGTCCCTGGGAGGACGA GAGTTCCTGCGAGACCGACGCTCCCTTTGTTAAAACTTATGCAACGCTcggttatttataa
- the LOC123881205 gene encoding uncharacterized protein LOC123881205 isoform X3 yields the protein MTSVDEFVNSSAWLVKVSGAQRGRERHAAPAADAHGGRLAARVHPARPHRPDDNMDLASMPRHRPLAFDKMEALIKEMQDPETGVPVRSQKLFLSFIPSAFTGYDLVEWLMERFNLDETTNGELRVEAISLGNQLCQYGYFFPVNDSKNLVLKDDSSLYRFQSPYYWPWQGPRVAGAGSCAPTVGPDNVEYAIYLVKRTLRNKQRHGLEEYEQEALANLKKNLAAKWDFITMQAEEQVRLAKERKKGDKIVSDSQERAYWRVARPPPGVPSALEPCPVPVRTRQPKPKKRTIEQVTREIEHLKASLDRTRVKTSIALEALMAYSETFAPYDAWLTPPQPSNPWITEDTLFWQINSPIVEVPSEKRVQRWALSIEELVSDPTGLQEFTSFLRKEYSHENIRFWLAVMDLRRSSTKQIPKKLEDIYEEFLKPGAPCEINIDGATAERVAEGIRSGSRYALDHAADHVYGLLLKKDCYPRFIRSDHFQRLLTEGRNVYQKKAKFFNFGGQVKKKPGSTSGSGGSGGGVALSRRRGSDRSLSGSAHELAVCAAQPPRAPEPPPHSHSQSNLCDIPFRDPLDDDTADVLPWESSSRECPYGATRKRQDSTADSGSSSSDVSAAVGASERIKRLPQQSTLDGGLRGAPPPLRRLSAVEPRHLAPLASPPHSPRMPRVAPGPPAPAPIPSYHPTPTISVSSAPDEESAGSPSRTASPEDRRSLAHSEEPSSVFASADATPTEPALAFGDRCTMAIDADAATDIGGSKSEISDVKLKAISDDTATLTASIGSCDESRTESKEESHADSKEESARSGDDEPASVRLPPSREASVSLESKSTPSREVGDVKRKEDIASRMEGEPASVVSSAVPEATAAPSAPPAALPVAPLAVCEDIGVDDDNADKVPSLPPQRVSGDSKTASESDALKKIAHRDELSSVSESDIVKRESKSGVSERKQRNDICPWEDESSCETDAPFVKTYATLGYL from the exons ATGACCTCAGTAGATGAATTTGTGAATTCATCAGCATGGCTTGTAAAG GTGTCGGGGGCGCAGCGCGGGCGCGAGCGGCATGCGGCCCCTGCGGCAGACGCCCATGGAGGTCGGCTAGCGGCGCGCGTGCACCCCGCGCGCCCGCACCGCCCCGACGACAACATGGACCTCGCGTCAATGCCCCGCCACCGACCACTCGCCTTCGATAAG ATGGAAGCTTTGATAAAAGAAATGCAAGATCCAGAGACCGGTGTACCAGTGCGGAGTCAAAAATTGTTTCTTAGCTTCATACCTTCTGCTTTTACGg gctACGATCTTGTCGAATGGCTAATGGAAAGGTTTAATTTAGATGAGACTACCAATGGTGAGTTACGTG TTGAAGCAATAAGTTTAGGCAATCAACTCTGCCAATATGGTTACTTCTTTCCTGTCAACGATTCGAAAAACCTTGTGTTAAAGGATGATTCTTCTCTTTATAGATTTCAA AGTCCTTACTACTGGCCATGGCAAGGGCCGCGCGTGGCCGGCGCAGGGTCCTGTGCGCCGACGGTGGGCCCCGACAACGTGGAATACGCCATCTACCTCGTGAAGCGCACGCTTCGCAACAAGCAACGTCACGGCCTAGAGGAGTACGAGCAGGAAGCCCTCGCCAATCTCAAAAAGAATCTCGCTGCGAAGTGGGACTTCATCACTATGCAAGCTGAAGAACAA GTACGGTTAGCGAAGGAGAGGAAAAAAGGTGACAAAATAGTGAGCGATAGTCAAGAACGGGCGTACTGGAGGGTTGCCCGACCACCTCCTGGCGTGCCGAGCGCGCTGGAACCGTGCCCTGTGCCCGTACGCACGAGACAACCTAAGCCTAAGAAACGTACGATAGAACAAGTTACTCGAGAG ATTGAACATCTAAAAGCGAGCCTGGACCGTACGAGAGTGAAGACTTCTATTGCCCTTGAGGCCCTTATGGCCTATTCGGAGACCTTCGCTCCGTACGATGCCTGGCTCACGCCGCCGCAACCTTCCAACCCTTGGATCACTGAAGACACTCTCTTCTGGCAGATTAATAGCCCAAT CGTGGAGGTACCAAGCGAAAAGCGTGTACAACGATGGGCTCTGTCAATAGAAGAACTGGTGTCTGACCCAACTGGCCTTCAAGAATTCACTAGTTTCCTTAGAAAAGAATATTCACACGAAAACATACGTTTCTGGCTTGCGGTTATGGATTTACGGCGAAGTAGTACTAAACAAATACCTAAGAAACTAGAGGAtatttacga GGAGTTCCTAAAACCCGGTGCGCCGTGCGAGATAAACATCGACGGTGCGACCGCCGAGCGCGTGGCCGAGGGCATCCGGAGTGGCTCCCGGTACGCCCTGGACCACGCCGCGGACCACGTGTACGGCCTTCTGCTCAAGAAGGACTGCTACCCGCGGTTCATACGCTCCGACCACTTCCAGCGGCTACTCACTGAGGGACGGAACGTGTACCAGAAGAAAGCCAA atttttcaaTTTCGGCGGGCAAGTGAAGAAGAAGCCCGGTTCGACGAGCGGTAGTggcggcagcggcggcggcgTGGCGCTGTCGCGGCGCCGCGGTTCCGACCGCTCGCTGTCGGGCTCCGCGCACGAGCTGGCCGTGTGCGCCGCGCAGCCGCCGCGCGCGCCCGAGCCGCCGCCCCACAGCCACTCGCAGTCCAACCTTTGCGACATACCCTTTAG GGATCCCCTCGATGATGACACGGCGGACGTACTTCCATGGGAGAGTTCGTCGAGGGAATGTCCGTATGGAGCTACGAGGAAGCGGCAAGATTCGACTGCCGATTCCGGAAGCTCGTCGTCGGACGTGAGCGCGGCGGTGGGCGCGAGCGAGCGCATCAAGCGCCTGCCGCAGCAGAGCACGCTCGACGGCGGGCTGCGCGGCGCGCCGCCGCCCCTGCGCCGCCTGTCGGCCGTGGAGCCGCGCCACCTGGCCCCGCTCGCCTCGCCGCCGCACTCGCCGCGCATGCCGCGCGTGGCGCCCGGCCCGCCCGCGCCTGCGCCGATACCGTCGTACCACCCCACACCCACCATCAGCGTTAGCTCTGCGCCGGACGAGGAGTCGGCGGGCTCGCCCTCGCGAACCGCTTCGCCGGAAGATCGTCGTTCCCTGGCGCACTCCGAAGAGCCCTCCTCGGTGTTCGCGTCGGCGGACGCCACGCCCACGGAACCGGCCCTCGCCTTCGGCGATCGGTGTACGATGGCCATCGACGCGGACGCTGCGACCGACATCGGTGGTTCGAAATCAGAAATTTCagatgtaaaattaaaagcgaTCTCGGATGACACGGCGACCCTGACCGCGTCTATCGGATCATGCGACGAATCGCGAACGGAATCGAAAGAAGAATCGCACGCGGACTCCAAGGAGGAGTCGGCAAGGTCTGGTGACGATGAACCTGCGTCCGTGCGTCTGCCGCCATCCCGGGAAGCGTCCGTATCTTTAGAGAGCAAGTCGACCCCGAGTAGGGAGGTCGGGGATGTTAAGAGAAAAGAAGACATAGCTAGTCGGATGGAAGGCGAACCCGCGAGTGTCGTGAGTAGTGCGGTTCCGGAGGCGACGGCCGCGCCGAGCGCTCCGCCGGCAGCGCTGCCGGTGGCGCCGCTCGCGGTCTGCGAAGACATCGGCGTCGACGACGACAACGCGGACAAAGTGCCTTCGCTGCCACCGCAGAGAGTCTCCGGAGATTCCAAGACGGCGTCCGAGTCTGACGCGttgaaaaaaattgctcatAGAGACGAACTGTCGTCGGTTTCAGAATCTGATATAGTTAAGCGTGAAAGTAAAAGCGGAGTCAGTGAACGTAAGCAGCGAAACGACATTTGTCCCTGGGAGGACGA GAGTTCCTGCGAGACCGACGCTCCCTTTGTTAAAACTTATGCAACGCTcggttatttataa